Proteins encoded by one window of Fischerella sp. PCC 9605:
- a CDS encoding tetratricopeptide repeat protein encodes MQSKISRKPQTFILKKARKLMVYISQGLVRATLKDYQGAIAAYNQSIKLNPTAEAYYHRAEIRMILGDGDGSLADQVEAIASLGKYSQGWTGMIRKAAEGFSKLQ; translated from the coding sequence ATGCAGTCAAAAATTTCCAGAAAGCCGCAGACCTTTATTTTGAAGAAGGCAAGAAAGCTGATGGTTTACATAAGTCAGGGACTTGTTCGTGCAACCTTAAAAGATTATCAGGGAGCGATCGCTGCTTATAATCAAAGCATTAAACTCAATCCCACAGCCGAAGCCTACTACCACCGGGCTGAAATCCGCATGATATTGGGAGACGGTGATGGATCTCTTGCGGATCAAGTTGAAGCAATTGCCAGCCTTGGCAAATATAGCCAAGGCTGGACTGGAATGATCAGGAAGGCTGCTGAGGGGTTCTCTAAACTCCAGTAA
- a CDS encoding type II toxin-antitoxin system VapC family toxin, whose protein sequence is MIYVVDTNFLLRFVDRNSSLNLIVRNVRKKLIGKGEQLTITPQNCIEFWNVATRPAAKNGLGLTPTYANRLLQIIERLFPLLPDTPTIYPEWCRLVVTYSVSGVQVHDARLVASMKANGVTHILTFNTSDFTRYAVEGIIVVDPVTV, encoded by the coding sequence GTGATATACGTTGTAGACACTAACTTCTTACTGCGCTTTGTGGATCGCAACTCTAGCCTAAATCTAATCGTCAGAAATGTTAGAAAGAAACTCATAGGCAAAGGGGAGCAACTGACAATTACACCGCAAAACTGTATAGAATTTTGGAACGTTGCTACAAGACCAGCAGCAAAAAACGGATTAGGGTTAACACCAACGTATGCAAATCGACTATTGCAAATAATTGAGCGTCTGTTTCCATTATTGCCTGATACACCTACGATTTATCCTGAGTGGTGTCGGCTTGTGGTTACATACAGTGTCTCAGGTGTGCAAGTGCATGATGCTCGCCTTGTTGCTAGTATGAAAGCAAACGGTGTAACTCATATCTTGACATTTAATACAAGTGATTTCACCCGCTATGCAGTAGAAGGGATTATAGTAGTTGACCCGGTAACAGTGTAG
- a CDS encoding serine/threonine-protein kinase, protein MATVIVGQKLGGRYQILQQIGEGGFSVTFLAEDIQRPGNPKCVVKQFKPKATDPYTLQEARRLFNQEAEILENLGKHDQIPRLLAHFEENQEFYLVQEYIEGHDLSKELLPSKKLSEAYVFKLLQDILEVLIFVHQQGVIHRDIKPSNIIRRQDGKIVLIDFGAVKQISTQIVNSQGQKHKTVAIGTAGYMPSEQSNGHPDFRSDIYAVGIIGIQALTGIPPLQLSKDTNTGEIIWRNQAQVRQELADILDQMVRYDFRDRYQSAEEALQALRVLLPATLTTPQASKTSISGSTLTYQKIFTKKLLIGLPIVAALGTSIIFLPSKKPAENFLIYQNSALGIKMKYPQSWEKQEINNPITGEVVAFLSPTESSADKFQEKVTITVEDFSGTLNEYSDSSIQEIENQAAGKIENTSNRNFANKSGK, encoded by the coding sequence ATGGCGACTGTAATAGTGGGTCAAAAGCTTGGTGGACGCTACCAAATTCTCCAACAAATAGGCGAAGGAGGGTTTAGTGTTACTTTCTTAGCCGAAGATATACAACGGCCAGGGAATCCTAAGTGCGTTGTTAAGCAGTTTAAACCAAAAGCTACCGACCCATACACCTTACAGGAAGCACGACGTCTTTTTAACCAAGAAGCAGAAATACTAGAAAACTTAGGAAAGCATGACCAAATCCCCCGACTTTTGGCTCACTTTGAGGAAAATCAGGAATTCTATTTGGTTCAAGAATACATCGAAGGTCATGACCTGAGCAAAGAATTGCTTCCGAGTAAAAAGCTGAGTGAAGCTTATGTATTTAAACTTTTACAAGATATTCTGGAAGTTTTAATCTTTGTTCATCAACAAGGCGTTATTCACCGAGATATCAAACCATCAAATATAATACGACGGCAAGATGGCAAAATTGTACTGATTGACTTTGGCGCGGTTAAACAAATTAGTACCCAAATAGTTAATTCTCAGGGGCAAAAGCATAAAACTGTTGCCATTGGTACTGCTGGTTATATGCCTAGCGAACAATCTAATGGTCATCCAGATTTTAGAAGCGATATTTATGCAGTAGGAATCATTGGTATTCAAGCTTTAACAGGAATACCTCCACTTCAATTATCAAAAGATACTAATACAGGTGAAATTATTTGGCGCAATCAAGCGCAAGTTCGCCAAGAACTAGCAGATATTTTAGACCAAATGGTGCGTTATGATTTTCGCGATCGCTACCAATCAGCAGAAGAAGCTTTGCAAGCTTTAAGGGTGCTACTACCCGCTACCTTAACAACACCACAGGCTTCAAAAACGTCAATCTCTGGCTCTACACTAACATATCAGAAAATTTTCACGAAAAAACTTCTAATTGGACTGCCAATAGTAGCAGCACTTGGCACAAGTATTATATTTCTGCCAAGCAAAAAACCTGCCGAGAATTTCTTAATATATCAAAATTCTGCTTTGGGGATAAAAATGAAATATCCACAAAGCTGGGAAAAACAAGAGATAAACAACCCTATTACTGGTGAAGTGGTTGCGTTTTTGTCACCAACAGAAAGTAGTGCAGACAAATTCCAAGAAAAGGTGACAATAACTGTTGAAGATTTTTCAGGGACGTTAAATGAATATAGCGATTCCTCAATTCAGGAAATTGAAAATCAAGCAGCAGGGAAGATTGAGAATACAAGTAACAGGAATTTTGCAAATAAATCAGGGAAATAA
- a CDS encoding tetratricopeptide repeat protein: MIVKDEEKALPKCLGSVKNVVDEMVVLDTGSSDRTPHIAQKFGAKVYHFQWCNDFSAARNEALKYVTGEWVLVLDADERLSQKIIPQLREVIEREEYLLINLVRQEVGAVQSPYSLVSRLFRNHPEIRFSRPYHALVDDSATEILCQEPHWQIGYLQGVAILHSGYQKNTITQNNKHTKAQAAMEEFLATHPNDPYVCSKLGALYVETGKISEGVELLTRGISAVEENYDILYELYYHLGIAYSRLQNPKQAIAHYQAAIKLPIYPMLKLGAYNNLGNLLKATGDLKSAKTAYETALKIDPTFATGHYNLGMTFKAMGLFTDAIASYQKAIQLNPNYADAYQNLGVVLLKLGNLQASLTAFRMAIALHEKQNPQEAQRLRQGLHEMGLI; this comes from the coding sequence ATGATTGTTAAAGATGAAGAAAAAGCACTACCCAAATGCTTGGGCAGCGTCAAAAATGTGGTAGATGAAATGGTAGTGCTAGATACGGGTTCTAGCGATCGCACTCCGCACATTGCCCAGAAGTTTGGTGCGAAAGTGTACCATTTTCAATGGTGTAATGATTTCAGTGCTGCTCGGAATGAAGCTCTAAAATATGTCACAGGTGAATGGGTTCTAGTCTTAGATGCAGATGAAAGACTATCGCAAAAAATTATACCGCAGTTGCGAGAGGTAATCGAAAGGGAAGAATATCTACTGATTAACCTCGTCCGCCAAGAAGTAGGAGCGGTACAATCTCCCTATTCCCTGGTTTCCCGTCTATTTCGCAATCATCCAGAAATTCGTTTTTCCCGTCCTTACCACGCCTTAGTAGATGATAGCGCCACCGAGATTTTATGCCAAGAACCTCACTGGCAGATAGGTTATTTGCAAGGCGTAGCAATTCTGCATTCAGGCTATCAAAAAAATACCATTACCCAAAACAACAAACACACCAAAGCACAAGCAGCGATGGAAGAATTTCTCGCTACTCATCCCAATGACCCTTATGTTTGCAGTAAGTTAGGGGCATTGTATGTAGAAACTGGGAAAATATCTGAAGGTGTGGAGTTATTGACCAGAGGAATCAGTGCTGTTGAAGAAAACTACGATATTTTGTACGAACTTTACTATCATTTAGGCATTGCCTACAGTCGCTTGCAAAATCCCAAACAAGCTATTGCCCACTATCAAGCGGCAATCAAATTGCCCATTTACCCTATGCTTAAGCTAGGAGCATACAATAATTTGGGCAACTTACTCAAAGCCACTGGAGATTTAAAAAGTGCAAAGACTGCTTACGAAACAGCTTTGAAGATTGACCCCACCTTTGCCACGGGACATTACAATTTGGGAATGACTTTCAAAGCAATGGGTTTATTTACAGATGCGATCGCATCTTATCAAAAAGCAATTCAGTTAAATCCCAACTACGCAGATGCATATCAAAATTTAGGGGTTGTGCTGCTGAAACTAGGCAATTTACAGGCTAGTTTAACTGCATTTCGCATGGCGATCGCTCTGCATGAAAAACAAAATCCCCAAGAGGCGCAGCGACTGCGGCAAGGATTGCATGAGATGGGGTTGATTTAG
- a CDS encoding class II glutamine amidotransferase, which yields MCQLLGMNCNVPTDICFSFSGFAARGGKTDDHRDGWGIAFFEGKGCRIFIDAKSSVSSPIAEFVRHYPIHSTHVIAHIRKATQGEIALENCHPFRRELWGRYWVFAHNGDLPNFNPLGLQSFQPVGNTDSEKAFCLILETLRERFPFGEPSLEELYSVLREITDKISSIGVFNYLLTNGEHFFTHCSTKLCYIVRQAPFAAAHLIDEDVTVDFSELTTPSDRVAVIATTPLTDNEVWTPIQPGELLVFQDGLPIFEGLGHKNYEL from the coding sequence ATGTGTCAATTGTTGGGTATGAACTGTAATGTGCCGACAGATATTTGCTTCAGTTTTAGCGGATTTGCGGCACGGGGAGGAAAAACTGACGACCATCGCGATGGTTGGGGCATTGCTTTTTTTGAAGGAAAGGGATGTCGGATTTTCATAGACGCCAAATCCTCTGTTAGTTCTCCCATAGCAGAGTTTGTGCGACACTATCCCATCCACTCGACTCATGTGATTGCCCACATCCGCAAAGCGACTCAGGGTGAAATTGCTCTAGAAAACTGCCATCCCTTCCGTCGCGAACTGTGGGGACGATATTGGGTGTTTGCCCACAATGGCGATTTACCAAATTTTAATCCCCTTGGCTTGCAGTCTTTCCAACCTGTGGGCAATACCGATAGTGAAAAAGCTTTTTGCCTGATATTGGAAACTTTGCGAGAGCGCTTTCCTTTTGGTGAACCTTCTCTGGAAGAATTGTACTCCGTCTTAAGAGAAATAACTGACAAAATTTCTTCAATAGGTGTGTTTAATTACTTATTAACAAATGGAGAACACTTTTTTACTCACTGTTCAACCAAACTCTGCTACATTGTACGGCAAGCGCCATTTGCTGCTGCCCACTTGATTGACGAAGACGTGACTGTAGATTTTAGTGAATTGACCACACCTAGCGATCGCGTAGCGGTTATTGCTACCACTCCTCTGACTGACAACGAAGTCTGGACGCCAATTCAGCCAGGAGAATTGTTGGTATTTCAGGATGGATTACCCATATTTGAGGGACTGGGGCATAAAAATTATGAATTATGA
- the mrdA gene encoding penicillin-binding protein 2 — translation MSLLQSSRMGATKDTRTVGRGYQSIFLILFTLVMSAGIEARLAYLQIVEGAKFRQRAESNRIRIIPKQPERGNIFDSHGKLLATTRYPHSVYLWPMAHTKPSWSVVSPRLSQILKIPLEDIEQKLEEAGPSSTSLVRIARDLNDAEITALKEYESELQEVEIHTEAVRYYPHGKEASHVLGYTRELTSQQLKEKEKDGYRLGDVIGQMGVEKAYEKVLRGEWGGQQVEVDSAGRPQKVLGEKQAKAGNDLHLTVDLDVQLAADKALGNRRGAVVALDPNNGGILAMVSYPGFDPNIFSKQKLSQKDWESVQSKDHPLVNRALSAFPPASTFKIITTTAGLESGKFSPDSILQTYGSLTVGGVTFGEWNHAGFGPLGFPGAMAMSSDTFFYQVGRKVGGPTLIRWTRKYGFGQKTGFEFASEESKGLVPDQTWKQKVWKMPWTVGDTINMSIGQGALQVTPLQAAIMFSVPANGGFRIKPHVLKDHEEAKNWRSSLNMKPSTIAVLRDGLRKVITEGTGKRLNVPSIPPTSGKSGTAEAGVGRPNHTWFGAYAPSNKPEIVVVAFGENSGDHGGTVCGPMVLQVLEAYFQKKYPGKFAKPEFGIQTQSPGG, via the coding sequence ATGTCTTTATTACAATCATCTCGAATGGGTGCTACAAAAGATACACGAACGGTCGGACGAGGTTATCAGTCCATATTTTTAATTTTATTCACACTAGTGATGTCAGCTGGTATAGAGGCTCGTTTGGCATATCTGCAAATTGTGGAAGGAGCAAAGTTTCGGCAACGAGCAGAATCGAACCGGATTCGCATAATTCCCAAACAGCCAGAGCGAGGTAATATTTTTGACAGTCATGGCAAATTATTAGCCACCACTCGCTATCCTCATTCTGTATACTTATGGCCAATGGCTCACACAAAACCATCTTGGTCTGTGGTAAGTCCGCGTCTGTCGCAAATTCTCAAAATTCCCCTAGAGGATATTGAGCAAAAACTAGAAGAGGCTGGGCCTAGTTCCACTTCTCTGGTGCGGATTGCTCGTGACCTCAATGATGCAGAAATTACTGCATTAAAGGAGTATGAAAGCGAACTCCAGGAAGTAGAAATTCATACGGAAGCTGTACGATATTATCCACATGGAAAGGAAGCATCCCATGTATTAGGATATACTCGTGAGCTGACCTCCCAACAGTTGAAAGAAAAGGAAAAGGACGGTTATCGACTAGGAGATGTCATTGGTCAGATGGGTGTAGAAAAGGCTTATGAGAAAGTGTTGCGGGGTGAATGGGGTGGTCAGCAGGTGGAGGTGGATAGTGCCGGACGCCCGCAAAAGGTTTTGGGAGAGAAACAGGCTAAAGCTGGTAATGATTTACACTTGACTGTAGATTTGGATGTGCAATTAGCAGCCGATAAAGCTTTGGGTAATCGCAGAGGGGCAGTTGTGGCACTTGACCCAAATAACGGTGGTATTTTAGCAATGGTGTCTTACCCTGGCTTTGACCCGAATATTTTCTCTAAGCAAAAATTGAGTCAAAAAGATTGGGAAAGTGTCCAAAGTAAAGACCATCCCTTAGTCAATCGCGCTCTCAGTGCCTTTCCACCTGCCAGTACTTTCAAGATTATCACTACAACCGCTGGACTGGAATCGGGGAAATTTTCTCCTGACTCCATATTACAAACCTACGGTTCCCTCACTGTTGGCGGTGTGACTTTTGGAGAGTGGAATCACGCTGGGTTTGGGCCGTTGGGATTTCCGGGAGCAATGGCGATGAGTAGCGATACCTTTTTCTATCAAGTTGGTAGAAAAGTTGGTGGCCCCACTCTCATCAGATGGACTCGCAAATATGGGTTTGGTCAAAAAACTGGTTTTGAGTTCGCCTCAGAAGAATCCAAAGGTTTGGTTCCAGATCAGACATGGAAACAAAAAGTTTGGAAAATGCCCTGGACAGTAGGCGACACCATCAATATGTCCATTGGTCAAGGTGCGTTGCAAGTCACACCATTGCAGGCCGCGATTATGTTCTCTGTCCCTGCAAATGGAGGCTTCCGCATTAAACCACATGTGCTCAAAGACCACGAAGAAGCAAAAAACTGGCGCTCATCTTTAAATATGAAACCTTCAACGATCGCAGTGCTGCGCGATGGACTGCGGAAGGTAATTACCGAGGGTACAGGAAAGCGTTTGAATGTGCCATCAATTCCCCCAACATCTGGAAAAAGCGGTACAGCAGAAGCTGGTGTTGGTCGTCCCAATCATACTTGGTTTGGTGCTTATGCCCCTAGCAACAAACCAGAAATTGTGGTTGTAGCATTTGGTGAAAACTCTGGAGATCACGGTGGTACTGTTTGCGGGCCGATGGTTTTACAAGTGCTGGAAGCGTATTTTCAGAAGAAATATCCAGGTAAGTTCGCAAAACCCGAGTTTGGTATTCAAACTCAAAGTCCAGGAGGATGA
- a CDS encoding ABC transporter ATP-binding protein has translation MAHSVTQNQGETMTFESFDVELRNVFKFFHQEPAVHGIDLDVRRGEFFSILGPSGCGKTTTLRLIAGFERADAGKVLIQGQSMINVPPYRRPVNTVFQSYALFNHLNVWDNIAFGLRLKKLRKAEIENRVKEALQLVKMEGLRSRFPSQLSGGQQQRVALARALVNRPVVLLLDEPLGALDLKLRKEMQVELSNLHKELGMTFVMVTHDQEEALSLSDRIAVMNHGKIEQIGTPSEIYENPQTAFVAEFIGDTNLFEGEIAEVDASSVQIVTNTGLKITVSRFVDTPAELLQAVVVSVRPEKIQLSLYKPSVQTNCFEGRLVNIMYLGTHINYVVELKKGVRITVMQPNIFGSLPDPNTPIYAWWTENDCLAISQ, from the coding sequence ATGGCCCATAGTGTGACGCAAAATCAGGGGGAGACGATGACCTTTGAGTCCTTTGATGTTGAACTGCGTAACGTCTTCAAGTTTTTTCACCAAGAGCCAGCAGTACATGGAATAGATTTGGATGTTAGGCGGGGTGAGTTTTTTAGTATCCTTGGTCCATCTGGCTGCGGCAAGACAACTACGCTACGTTTGATCGCAGGGTTTGAAAGAGCTGATGCTGGAAAGGTTTTGATCCAGGGTCAGTCTATGATTAACGTTCCCCCTTATCGCCGACCAGTCAATACTGTATTTCAAAGCTATGCTCTGTTTAACCACCTGAATGTGTGGGATAACATTGCTTTTGGACTCCGGTTAAAAAAATTACGTAAAGCTGAAATAGAAAACAGAGTCAAAGAAGCTTTACAACTAGTGAAAATGGAAGGTTTACGATCGCGCTTTCCCAGTCAACTCTCGGGCGGTCAACAGCAACGAGTAGCATTAGCGCGGGCATTAGTCAACCGTCCGGTTGTCTTGCTGTTGGATGAACCTTTGGGAGCGTTAGATTTAAAACTCCGTAAGGAAATGCAGGTAGAACTCTCCAACTTACACAAAGAACTAGGCATGACCTTTGTGATGGTGACACACGACCAAGAAGAAGCCCTATCTTTGAGCGATCGCATTGCCGTCATGAATCATGGCAAAATTGAGCAAATTGGCACGCCCAGTGAAATCTACGAAAACCCCCAGACAGCCTTTGTAGCAGAATTTATCGGCGATACAAATTTATTCGAGGGTGAGATTGCAGAAGTAGACGCTTCCAGCGTGCAAATCGTAACAAACACAGGACTAAAAATAACCGTCTCTCGCTTTGTTGATACACCCGCTGAATTATTACAAGCAGTAGTAGTAAGCGTACGCCCAGAAAAAATTCAACTTTCGCTTTATAAACCTAGTGTGCAAACTAACTGCTTTGAAGGGCGATTAGTCAACATCATGTATTTAGGAACGCATATTAATTATGTCGTCGAATTGAAAAAAGGCGTACGTATTACAGTTATGCAACCTAACATTTTCGGCAGTTTACCAGATCCCAACACACCCATCTACGCTTGGTGGACTGAAAATGATTGTTTAGCTATTAGTCAATAG
- a CDS encoding four helix bundle protein, producing the protein MATKRFQDLQVYQLSESLSDEIWEMVNTWKPLAKDTIGKQIIRAADSIGANIAEGVGRGSYQDNRRFIRMAISSLNETQYWLRRAYNRNLLTTEQVDTLKPIINQLAPKLNSYLKSIVYVSEHE; encoded by the coding sequence ATGGCAACAAAGCGTTTTCAAGATTTACAGGTTTATCAATTATCAGAAAGTTTATCTGATGAAATATGGGAAATGGTTAATACTTGGAAACCCTTAGCCAAAGATACTATAGGTAAACAGATTATTCGTGCAGCCGATAGCATTGGTGCGAATATAGCAGAAGGTGTAGGGAGAGGAAGTTATCAAGATAACCGACGATTTATCAGAATGGCGATAAGTTCTTTAAATGAGACTCAATACTGGCTAAGAAGAGCCTATAACCGCAACCTTTTAACAACTGAACAAGTAGATACTCTCAAACCAATTATAAACCAACTAGCCCCAAAACTAAACTCATACCTTAAATCAATTGTTTACGTATCAGAACACGAATAA
- a CDS encoding polyamine ABC transporter substrate-binding protein — protein sequence MTNRRKFLQWFTALSSLSLASCGWRLADVRATSITKGSREQLDIYTWTQYIDQELLKTFTAQTGIKVLTDVYDSNEVMLNKLQAGSGGTYSVIYPSDYMVQKMVENGLLTELNHQQIIGLDNLFSRFQNPIYDPNNRYSIPFCWGTTGLIYNSEIIKTPPEDWDYLWQNQEQLNKRITLLDDVREVMGAVLRMLGYSYNSKNENEIKQAYEKLQVLKPAIAAFDTDAWRNQIVAGDLVLSMCYSSDAVKITQENPKFKYVVPKSGSSLWTDTIIIPKTAPNPDGAYAWINFILQPEVAVQMSERLWIATPNQAAFELLPKKIQNNTNLFPPESILVNCERITPLGEIEEVYDRYWTELTSA from the coding sequence ATGACAAACAGACGCAAATTCTTACAATGGTTCACAGCACTTTCTAGCTTATCTTTAGCTAGTTGTGGTTGGAGACTTGCTGACGTGCGTGCCACTTCCATCACTAAAGGTTCGCGAGAGCAACTAGATATCTACACTTGGACACAATACATAGACCAAGAATTATTGAAAACCTTTACTGCTCAAACTGGCATCAAAGTACTCACGGATGTTTATGATTCTAATGAAGTCATGCTGAATAAGTTACAAGCTGGCAGTGGTGGAACTTATAGCGTGATTTACCCATCCGATTATATGGTGCAAAAGATGGTGGAAAATGGATTATTAACAGAACTAAATCATCAGCAAATCATTGGTTTAGATAATTTATTTTCCCGTTTTCAAAATCCAATTTATGACCCCAATAATCGCTACAGTATTCCATTTTGCTGGGGGACAACAGGTTTAATTTATAATTCCGAAATTATCAAAACACCGCCGGAAGATTGGGACTATCTTTGGCAGAACCAAGAACAACTCAATAAGCGGATTACTTTGTTAGATGATGTCCGGGAAGTGATGGGCGCGGTATTGCGGATGCTGGGTTATTCCTACAATTCCAAAAATGAAAATGAAATCAAACAAGCTTATGAAAAATTGCAGGTTCTTAAACCCGCTATAGCTGCCTTTGATACTGATGCTTGGCGCAATCAAATTGTGGCAGGAGATTTAGTATTGTCAATGTGTTATTCATCCGATGCCGTCAAAATTACTCAAGAAAACCCTAAATTCAAGTATGTGGTTCCTAAAAGTGGTTCCTCACTCTGGACTGACACAATCATCATCCCAAAAACGGCTCCCAATCCAGATGGTGCTTATGCTTGGATTAATTTTATCCTTCAACCAGAAGTAGCAGTTCAAATGAGCGAACGCCTATGGATAGCTACGCCCAATCAGGCTGCTTTTGAGCTATTGCCCAAGAAAATACAGAATAATACTAATTTATTTCCTCCAGAGTCAATATTAGTAAACTGTGAACGAATTACTCCTCTAGGAGAAATTGAAGAAGTTTACGATCGCTATTGGACAGAATTAACTAGTGCTTGA
- a CDS encoding ABC transporter permease, with protein sequence MSTQIPRSSIDSTNEVAAIPKRQRSQFVWLQPFALLAPAGIWLLLLLVLPTLIIFQLSLVPGIRPGDLVIPSGFDNYIRIFEPLYLRVIGRSLFFAVSTTIICLILGFPVAYWIAQITPRRWRNLLLIGFVLPLWTSSLLRSYAWITILRPTGLLNTVLTSLSLPSLDLFNRSSAVLIGMSYSLLPYMVLILYAALEKLDKRLLEAAADLGANPGQAFWKVTIPQTLTGIAAGSFLVFITALGDFINPKLLGGASSMTAAQLVYNQFLGATQNWGFGSALSMMLILIVSIAIALLIKFGDATPKR encoded by the coding sequence GTGTCTACTCAAATTCCTCGTTCTTCAATCGATTCCACCAATGAAGTTGCCGCAATCCCAAAACGGCAACGTTCACAATTCGTCTGGTTGCAACCTTTCGCATTGTTGGCACCAGCAGGAATTTGGTTGTTACTGTTGCTAGTGCTGCCAACGCTAATCATTTTTCAGTTAAGTCTGGTACCAGGAATTCGGCCCGGGGATTTGGTAATTCCCAGTGGCTTCGATAACTACATCCGGATATTTGAACCCCTGTATCTGCGAGTTATTGGGCGATCGCTCTTTTTTGCTGTCAGTACTACAATCATTTGTTTAATCTTAGGCTTCCCCGTCGCCTATTGGATCGCTCAAATAACACCAAGGCGTTGGCGAAATTTGCTCCTCATCGGCTTTGTGTTACCGTTGTGGACTTCTTCTTTACTTCGTTCCTATGCTTGGATTACAATTTTGCGCCCTACAGGTTTACTCAATACAGTCTTAACTAGTTTGAGTTTGCCTAGTTTAGATTTATTTAACCGTAGTTCGGCTGTCTTAATTGGCATGAGTTACAGCTTACTGCCTTACATGGTCTTGATTTTATACGCAGCCCTGGAAAAATTAGACAAGCGTTTGCTAGAAGCAGCAGCTGATTTGGGTGCAAATCCCGGACAAGCTTTTTGGAAAGTCACCATACCCCAAACCCTTACCGGCATAGCAGCTGGTTCTTTCTTAGTATTCATCACTGCCTTAGGGGATTTTATCAATCCAAAATTACTAGGCGGTGCTTCCAGCATGACAGCAGCGCAGTTGGTTTATAACCAATTTCTCGGTGCTACCCAAAATTGGGGTTTTGGTTCAGCTTTAAGTATGATGTTGATTTTGATAGTCAGTATCGCGATCGCTCTTTTAATTAAGTTTGGGGATGCTACACCCAAGCGGTAA
- a CDS encoding HAD family hydrolase, producing the protein MTATIPKILALDFDGVICDGLIEYFETSWRTYCQVWLLANETPPDDLASKFYRLRPVIETGWEMPVLIKALLEGIAEEEILQKWHSINQKILLADNLNAKEIGAKLDNLRDEWIATDLNGWLSLHRFYPGVIDKIKAITASTTKLYIISTKEGRFVQQLLQQEGINLGSEEIFGKEVKRPKYEIIRELIELHKISPETLWFVEDRLKTLQLVDRQTDLKDVKLFLANWGYNTPSEKVTAQNDQRIQLLSLSQFAQDFSEW; encoded by the coding sequence ATGACAGCAACTATTCCTAAAATTCTTGCCTTAGACTTTGATGGTGTAATTTGTGATGGTCTTATTGAATATTTTGAGACATCATGGCGTACTTATTGCCAAGTTTGGTTACTAGCTAACGAGACACCACCAGATGATTTAGCTTCCAAATTTTATCGGCTAAGACCTGTGATTGAAACAGGCTGGGAAATGCCCGTTTTAATCAAAGCTTTGCTAGAGGGAATTGCAGAAGAAGAAATCCTTCAAAAATGGCACAGCATTAATCAAAAAATTTTGCTAGCAGACAATTTAAATGCAAAAGAAATAGGCGCAAAACTTGACAATTTGCGTGATGAATGGATAGCCACAGATTTAAACGGATGGTTGAGCCTACATCGATTTTATCCGGGTGTAATCGATAAAATTAAAGCAATTACTGCTAGTACAACTAAACTATACATTATTTCTACAAAAGAAGGACGTTTCGTACAACAACTGTTGCAACAAGAAGGAATAAATCTAGGGTCAGAAGAAATTTTTGGTAAAGAAGTTAAGCGTCCTAAATACGAAATTATACGCGAACTGATTGAGTTACATAAAATATCACCAGAAACACTTTGGTTCGTAGAAGACAGATTAAAAACATTGCAATTAGTAGATCGGCAAACAGACCTTAAAGATGTAAAACTTTTCCTTGCAAACTGGGGTTATAATACTCCATCAGAAAAAGTCACTGCCCAAAATGACCAACGCATTCAGTTATTATCACTTTCTCAGTTTGCACAAGATTTTTCAGAGTGGTAG